In Ipomoea triloba cultivar NCNSP0323 chromosome 15, ASM357664v1, one genomic interval encodes:
- the LOC116006851 gene encoding uncharacterized protein LOC116006851, giving the protein MAAKQQESRLSLKLLIDEKSNRVVAAEAHKEFVEILFSFLTLPMGTIIRVTSSGDTKNPVTSIGCMNNLYRAVEKLSNENWQTENCKTIVLRPRNPLGNYSQKLKLNIDESWSNTYYRCSRCCIWMSWYPNLSCTCGGKITRTTTAGIKNEGAFLQKGRTMFIISDDLQIRPSCPSVLAQLLYNLGLSDMDGIREMLVEVSKEQVIFLLARSLVSESALSDVFLPNNPTKHETKFPKPETESTLQTTEQNEAPTPTLNLQVTLNKSTNKILFAKATNEFFDFLCTFLTIPLGSIIHVLKRNFGGLGGCINNLYTSVEELEDKWFGSSAKSDILNAWIAQYHNCKKQPLNLDELIESKLLLDPRPNQNFAGEPLLFVVLDNLDVKPLSSASSSLILRELKLPFSDVEDQVITVGMNEALSLLKAALTSPSSALTNGLASFLQKKKLEA; this is encoded by the exons ATGGCGGCTAAGCAGCAAGAATCGAGACTTTCCTTGAAGCTTTTGATAGATGAGAAGAGCAATCGAGTAGTTGCTGCGGAAGCGCACAAGGAGTTTGTGGAAATACTTTTCAGCTTCCTCACCCTCCCTATGGGAACGATAATCAGGGTCACCAGCAGTGGAGACACAAAAAACCCTGTAACATCAATCGGGTGTATGAACAATCTGTACCGTGCTGTTGAAAAACTGAGCAATGAAAATTGGCAGACAGAGAACTGCAAAACCATTGTGCTTCGTCCTCGAAATCCACTAGGGAACTACAGCCAGAAGTTGAAACTGAACATCGATGAATCTTGGTCCAATACGTACTACCGTTGTTCTCGGTGCTGTATATGGATGAGCTGGTACCCAAATTTAAGCTGCACATGTGGAGGGAAGATAACCCGTACAACTACGGCTGGGATAAAGAATGAGGGTGCGTTTTTGCAGAAGGGGAGGACAATGTTCATAATCAGTGATGATTTACAAATCAGACCTTCTTGTCCAAGCGTTCTAGCTCAACTTCTATACAATCTGGGTTTAAGTGATATGGATGGAATCCGGGAGATGTTGGTAGAAGTTAGCAAGGAGCAG GTAATCTTTCTGCTTGCACGTTCACTGGTTTCAGAGTCTGCTTTGAGTGATGTGTTTCTGCCTAATAATCCTACAAAACATGAGACAAAATTCCCTAAGCCTGAGACTGAGAGTACATTGCAGACAACTGAACAAAATGAGGCCCCCACCCCCACTCTGAATCTTCAAGTAACATTAAACAAGTCAACAAACAAGATATTGTTTGCTAAGGCCACTAATGAGTTCTTTGATTTCCTCTGTACCTTTCTAACCATTCCTCTTGGATCAATCATACATGTCCTTAAAAGAAACTTTGGGGGGTTAGGAGGATGCATAAACAACTTGTACACTAGTGTAGAGGAGTTGGAAGATAAATGGTTTGGCTCTAGTGCGAAGTCTGATATTCTCAATGCTTGGATTGCACAATATCATAACTGCAAGAAGCAGCCTCTTAATTTGGATGAACTAATAGAGAGCAAACTTCTGCTTGACCCTAGGCCTAACCAGAATTTTGCAGGGGAACCTTTGTTATTCGTAGTTTTAGACAATTTGGACGTGAAGCCTTTGTCTTCTGCTTCAAGTTCCCTCATATTGAGGGAACTAAAATTGCCTTTCAGTGATGTTGAAGATCAAGTGATCACCGTTGGTATGAATGAG GCATTGAGCTTACTGAAGGCTGCTCTTACATCACCATCATCAGCTCTAACAAATGGCCTAGCCTCCTTTTTGCAGAAGAAGAAGCTGGAAGCATAA
- the LOC116007254 gene encoding uncharacterized protein LOC116007254 encodes MAANQQESRLSLKLLIDEKSNRVVAAEAHKEFVEILFSFLTLPMGTIVRATSSAETEDPVTIGCMNNLYRGIEKLSNENWETEKCKRMVLHPRNPLGFFCQKLKVNIDDSWSNTKYKCSRCACLSWHPNLSCKCRQKTILKITGEVKNEGAFLGKGRTMFIISDDLQIRPACPIVLAQLLSNLGLSEIDGIREMLVEVSKEQVICLLARSLVSESPLTDVFLPNPNPNQGALLSMPERKLPKTERTLQTTEQNEAPTPTLNLQVTLNKSTNKLLFAKATNEFFDFLCTFLTIPLGSIIHVFKGKLGLGGCIYNLYNSVEELEDKWICSSVKSAILNPWIAQYHNCKKQPLKLNELIESKYLVDPRPNKNFAGEPSLFIVFDNLDVKPLSSASSSLILRELKVPFSDVEEQVITVGMKEALSLLKAALTSPSSALTNGLASFWLKKKPFTDFLSLSLSRLVFLFVIFCKLGTQEV; translated from the exons ATGGCGGCTAATCAGCAAGAATCGCGACTTTCCTTGAAGCTGTTGATAGATGAGAAGAGCAATCGGGTAGTTGCTGCGGAAGCGCACAAGGAGTTTGTGGAAATACTTTTCAGCTTCCTCACCCTCCCCATGGGAACGATAGTCAGGGCCACCAGTAGTGCAGAGACAGAAGACCCTGTAACAATCGGGTGTATGAACAATCTGTACCGTGGTATTGAAAAACTGAGCAATGAAAATTGGGAGACAGAGAAATGCAAGAGAATGGTGCTTCATCCACGAAATCCACTAGGGTTCTTCTGCCAGAAGTTGAAAGTGAACATCGATGATTCTTGGTCCAATACGAAGTACAAGTGTTCTCGGTGCGCTTGTTTGAGCTGGCACCCAAATTTAAGCTGCAAATGTAGACAGAAGACAATCCTGAAAATTACGGGTGAGGTAAAGAATGAGGGTGCGTTTTTGGGGAAGGGGAGGACAATGTTCATAATCAGTGATGATTTACAAATCAGACCTGCTTGTCCAATCGTTCTAGCTCAACTTCTATCCAATCTGGGTTTAAGTGAAATTGATGGAATCAGGGAGATGTTGGTAGAAGTTAGCAAGGAGCAG GTAATCTGTCTGCTTGCACGTTCACTGGTTTCAGAGTCTCCTTTGACTGATGTGTTTCTGCCAAATCCTAATCCTAATCAAGGAGCATTATTGAGCATGCCTGAGAGAAAATTGCCCAAGACTGAGAGGACATTGCAGACAACTGAACAAAATGAGGCCCCCACTCCCACTCTGAATCTTCAAGTAACATTAAACAAGTCAACAAACAAGTTATTGTTTGCTAAGGCCACTAATGAGTTCTTTGATTTCCTCTGTACCTTTCTAACCATTCCTCTTGGATCGATCATACATGTTTTCAAAGGAAAGCTGGGGTTAGGAGGATGCATATACAACTTGTACAACAGTGTAGAGGAGTTAGAAGATAAATGGATTTGTTCTAGCGTTAAGTCTGCTATTCTCAATCCTTGGATTGCGCAATATCATAACTGCAAGAAGCAGCCTCTTAAATTGAATGAACTAATAGAGAGCAAATATCTGGTTGACCCTAGGCCTAACAAGAATTTTGCAGGGGAACCTTCTTTATTCATAGTTTTCGACAATTTGGACGTGAAGCCTTTGTCTTCTGCTTCAAGTTCCCTCATATTGAGGGAACTAAAAGTTCCTTTCAGTGATGTTGAAGAACAGGTGATCACCGTCGGAATGAAAGAG GCATTGAGCTTACTGAAGGCAGCTCTTACATCACCATCATCAGCTCTAACAAATGGCCTAGCCTCCTTTTGGCTGAAGAAGAAGCCGTTTACTGATTTTCTTAGTTTAAGTCTATCAAGattggtttttctttttgtgaTCTTTTGCAAGCTAGGGACACAAGAAGTTTAA
- the LOC116006852 gene encoding uncharacterized protein LOC116006852 — MAAKQQESRLSLKLLIDEKSNRVVAAEAHKEFVEILFSFLTLPMGTIIRVTSSGDTKNPVTTIGCMNNLYRGVEKLSNENWETENCKTMVLRPRNPLGDYCQKLKLNIDGSWSNTYYRCSCCRSRFSWYPNVSCSWRMKTTQEITAADLRSGGVNNKRAFLQKGRTMFIISDDLQIRPACPIVLAQLLSSLGLSEIDGIREMLVEVSKDQVICLLARSLVSESPLSDLFLPNNPTKHETKLPKPETERTFQKSETTEETEAPTLSLQVTLNKSTNKLLFAKATNEFFDFLCTFLTIPIGSIIHVFKTNSGGLQGCIYNLYTSVEELEDTWIWSIDKSAILNPGIAQYHNCKKQPLKLDELIESKYLLDPRPYENFAVLSSLFIVLDNLDVKPLSSASSSLILRELKVPFSDIEEQVITVGMNEALSLLKAALTSPSSALTNGLASFLQKNKQEA; from the exons ATGGCGGCTAAACAGCAAGAATCGCGACTTTCGTTGAAGCTGTTGATAGATGAGAAGAGCAATCGAGTAGTTGCTGCGGAAGCGCACAAGGAGTTTGTGGAAATACTTTTCAGTTTCCTCACCCTCCCCATGGGAACGATAATCAGGGTAACCAGCAGTGGAGACACAAAAAACCCTGTAACAACAATCGGGTGTATGAACAATCTGTACCGTGGTGTTGAAAAACTGAGCAATGAAAATTGGGAGACAGAGAACTGCAAAACCATGGTGCTTCGCCCACGAAATCCACTAGGGGACTACTGCCAGAAGTTGAAACTGAACATCGATGGATCTTGGTCCAATACGTACTACCGTTGTTCTTGTTGCCGTTCTAGGTTTAGCTGGTACCCAAATGTAAGCTGCTCATGGAGAATGAAGACAACCCAGGAAATTACCGCTGCTGATTTGAGGTCCGGGGGGGTAAATAATAAGCGTGCGTTTTTGCAGAAGGGGAGGACAATGTTTATAATCAGTGATGATTTACAAATCAGACCTGCTTGTCCAATCGTTCTAGCTCAACTTCTATCCAGTCTGGGTTTAAGTGAAATTGATGGAATCAGGGAGATGCTGGTAGAAGTTAGCAAGGATCAG GTAATCTGTCTGCTTGCACGTTCACTGGTTTCAGAGTCTCCTTTGAGTGATTTATTTCTGCCTAATAATCCTACAAAACATGAGACAAAATTGCCTAAGCCTGAGACTGAGAGGACATTTCAGAAAAGTGAGACAACTGAAGAAACTGAGGCCCCCACTCTGAGTCTTCAAGTAACATTAAACAAGTCAACAAACAAGTTATTGTTTGCTAAGGCCACTAATGAGTTCTTTGATTTCCTCTGTACCTTTCTAACCATTCCTATTGGATCAATCATACATGTTTTTAAAACAAACTCAGGGGGGTTACAAGGATGCATATACAACTTGTACACGAGTGTAGAGGAGTTGGAAGATACATGGATTTGGTCTATCGATAAGTCTGCTATTCTCAATCCTGGGATTGCGCAATATCATAACTGCAAGAAGCAGCCTCTTAAATTAGATGAACTGATAGAGAGCAAATATCTGCTTGATCCTAGGCCTTACGAGAATTTTGCTGTGCTATCTTCTTTATTCATAGTTTTAGACAATTTGGACGTGAAGCCTTTGTCTTCTGCTTCAAGTTCCCTCATATTGAGGGAACTAAAAGTGCCTTTCAGTGATATTGAAGAACAGGTGATCACTGTCGGAATGAATGAG GCATTGAGCTTACTAAAGGCTGCTCTTACATCACCATCTTCAGCTCTAACAAATGGCCTAGCCTCCTTTTTGCAGAAGAACAAGCAGGAAGCATAA